From a region of the Bdellovibrio bacteriovorus genome:
- a CDS encoding alkaline phosphatase family protein: protein MKIRTFKALTVAMASTFIVGMAAPVSQAHAFTMPWKKAEAAPQKVQTIVIGVDGLSYYAFKAAQREGLFKEFSQSGAHVAPFPSMTDLSWASVTHTADIFGNAGRIKSVEATYFDDATQSVQGDPRDYYRRLSFPKYYMGAFEFFFNPYVEALMYFPTEEVPKLEIKTVVDDLIAAKPKQFLTGYIGAIDSTAHTQKDRLFPVMRILDAELKRLLKSYKDKGQDVEVVLVSDHGNIGRFQEGTPEQELEGVNIGDVIKRAGLNNVQQLKDSKDVAVPLMALGTWAPVYLKDRKNMQNLIGEFRKENWFDLAVTINRNNESETLMAVTSQQGSAVIQYDKKNKLYYYYAETGNALRIDKAYISTKAAPKAIQPKDLVKASENSLYPDAIYRLVESASERNFDFPDFILTLKDGYYINSSLGAFTKMYRTHGSLTASSSYGLMASNKRAIPGQIRSKDILPYLGIEPKSLFGETSRRAEFSAQQALEDVVKNATRGVETEAKNLSQKRIFQHISRFVSDTRPYFLVSEMKSFMDAFKFDPFQKSPSQALTPMSFDISKFDVTTMISPEDIGAVTDAVLTSGSVDNLMNDPRVQKVKEKVGLLQDSKGAGIEWKQEEGATGLDSTLNKFKQYILPAKRAVMKMYQMPYLLEKSIVVQEKPYIPETRDLQFARTWTSNKSDLVKSYKALNAASNKQVAQVQSLLKEAIKEAELEERVYPTALSKVYNEKLDDVTLVYVPGIYNSIFDREIFSLGLNAVSDEMGVRVITPPVEATCSSDYNAEIILKYLREDFKARQARGHKAPRYLIVGYSKGAVDTLHAFTKAGSFVSTYVKGFVAVAAPLHGSSILNTTDVPFALVSALSENEGPEVCKTEKTASKSITPTAMEAFWRKNETSLIGLTRYFSVTFESDPEDSHIFMKATKIIGQFDESNDGVVTVSSSKFPKKLMALDMGTIKADHLAGILSSRFNQKAFMKGLVQSMAELNVTDDKENLRWNTQVILAEANRHPFKTQSYARLGKDGLAKVYSLKAEHLVDFLPYGNSHELNRQLIPAVNDPASSYEVKTKLPSSQLSYDPYAVLDVQKLPDIMAVKKVSPATRANMPNGINIEYNHKNMVHFRMDHQFNYESRSPGGLDDNKDFGYITAEYNGEPWALMKSVNNSMRMTTLAYRFSPVEFSKMNLKLAVTKGVKGADPVKGKTGIDDSAFQVWFTVRIGKANGDRTLVDPKNDKVVLFGYYWGDEVSGETRQAGQIFENWYSNKNIVVATLPEAKQLLLNNQDMLGKAQNYQRNLAEDLAKAFPGVSVDDMEIAAITIQHDSNDAKDSSEAYFKGLSFQP from the coding sequence ATGAAGATCCGTACCTTTAAAGCTTTAACAGTGGCGATGGCGAGCACTTTTATCGTAGGCATGGCAGCACCGGTTTCGCAGGCCCACGCTTTCACGATGCCTTGGAAAAAGGCCGAAGCAGCTCCGCAAAAGGTACAAACAATTGTGATCGGTGTAGATGGTCTTAGTTATTACGCTTTCAAAGCCGCACAACGTGAAGGTTTATTCAAAGAGTTCTCACAATCGGGTGCTCACGTAGCTCCATTTCCTTCCATGACAGATCTTTCTTGGGCTTCTGTGACTCATACCGCCGACATCTTCGGTAATGCCGGTCGTATCAAATCTGTGGAAGCAACTTATTTCGATGACGCCACTCAATCCGTACAAGGTGATCCCCGCGATTACTATCGTCGCCTTTCTTTCCCTAAGTATTACATGGGCGCTTTTGAGTTTTTCTTTAATCCGTATGTTGAAGCCTTGATGTACTTCCCTACAGAAGAAGTTCCAAAACTTGAAATCAAGACTGTGGTTGATGATTTGATCGCTGCAAAACCAAAACAATTCCTCACGGGTTATATTGGAGCGATCGATTCGACAGCTCACACGCAAAAAGACCGTTTATTCCCGGTCATGCGTATTCTAGATGCAGAATTAAAACGTCTATTAAAATCTTATAAAGACAAAGGCCAAGATGTTGAAGTGGTTCTAGTTTCAGATCACGGTAATATCGGACGATTCCAAGAAGGTACGCCAGAGCAAGAGCTTGAAGGTGTAAATATCGGTGACGTTATTAAAAGAGCTGGTCTTAATAATGTTCAACAACTGAAAGATTCAAAAGACGTTGCCGTCCCTCTTATGGCCTTGGGAACATGGGCCCCAGTTTATCTAAAAGACCGCAAAAACATGCAAAACTTGATCGGGGAGTTCCGTAAAGAAAACTGGTTCGATCTTGCAGTGACTATCAATCGTAATAACGAAAGCGAAACTTTGATGGCCGTGACTTCCCAACAAGGAAGCGCCGTCATTCAGTACGATAAAAAGAACAAACTTTATTACTACTATGCAGAGACTGGAAATGCTCTTCGTATCGACAAGGCTTATATTTCTACAAAGGCGGCTCCCAAAGCGATCCAGCCTAAAGATCTAGTCAAAGCTTCTGAAAACTCCTTATACCCAGACGCCATCTATCGTCTGGTGGAATCAGCTTCCGAAAGAAATTTCGACTTCCCAGATTTCATCCTGACTTTGAAAGACGGTTACTATATCAACTCTTCATTAGGCGCATTTACAAAAATGTACCGCACACACGGTTCATTAACGGCATCATCTTCTTACGGATTGATGGCTTCAAATAAAAGAGCGATCCCAGGTCAAATTCGTTCTAAAGACATTCTTCCTTACCTAGGTATTGAGCCGAAATCTCTTTTTGGAGAGACGTCTCGCCGCGCGGAGTTTTCAGCTCAGCAAGCTCTTGAAGACGTCGTGAAAAACGCCACTCGTGGTGTAGAGACAGAAGCAAAGAATCTTTCGCAAAAACGCATCTTCCAACATATTTCAAGATTCGTTTCTGACACGCGGCCTTACTTCTTAGTGTCTGAAATGAAAAGCTTCATGGATGCTTTCAAATTCGATCCATTCCAGAAGTCGCCGTCTCAAGCTCTGACACCAATGAGTTTTGATATCAGCAAGTTCGACGTGACAACAATGATCAGCCCTGAAGATATCGGTGCAGTGACAGACGCAGTTCTAACTTCAGGTTCAGTTGATAACTTGATGAATGACCCACGCGTGCAAAAAGTAAAAGAAAAAGTAGGTCTATTACAGGACTCTAAAGGTGCAGGCATCGAGTGGAAACAAGAAGAGGGTGCTACCGGCCTAGATTCTACTTTGAATAAATTTAAGCAATACATCCTTCCGGCAAAACGCGCGGTGATGAAGATGTACCAAATGCCGTATCTTTTAGAAAAATCCATCGTGGTTCAGGAAAAGCCCTACATCCCTGAAACTCGCGACCTGCAATTTGCTCGCACGTGGACTTCTAATAAGTCTGACTTGGTTAAGAGTTATAAAGCTTTAAACGCTGCAAGCAATAAGCAGGTAGCACAAGTTCAATCTCTGTTAAAAGAAGCCATCAAAGAAGCAGAGTTGGAGGAACGCGTTTACCCGACGGCTCTTTCTAAAGTCTATAATGAAAAGCTTGATGACGTGACTCTAGTTTATGTTCCCGGCATCTATAACAGCATCTTTGACCGCGAGATCTTCAGTCTAGGTCTCAATGCTGTCAGCGATGAAATGGGTGTACGCGTGATTACGCCGCCAGTAGAAGCAACATGCTCTAGTGATTACAATGCAGAGATCATTCTAAAATACCTTCGTGAAGACTTTAAGGCCCGTCAAGCGCGCGGTCACAAAGCTCCTCGCTACTTGATCGTGGGTTACTCTAAAGGTGCTGTAGATACTCTTCATGCCTTTACTAAAGCAGGTTCTTTTGTGTCGACGTACGTGAAAGGTTTCGTGGCAGTCGCGGCTCCTTTGCATGGCTCTAGCATCCTAAATACGACAGACGTTCCTTTCGCGTTGGTTTCAGCTCTTTCTGAAAATGAAGGTCCTGAAGTTTGTAAAACAGAAAAGACAGCTTCTAAATCTATCACGCCAACAGCAATGGAAGCTTTCTGGAGAAAAAATGAGACATCACTCATTGGTCTGACTCGTTACTTCTCTGTGACGTTTGAAAGTGATCCTGAAGATTCACACATCTTCATGAAAGCGACGAAAATCATCGGTCAGTTTGATGAAAGCAATGACGGTGTTGTGACGGTGTCTTCTTCGAAATTCCCGAAAAAGCTGATGGCTTTGGATATGGGAACTATTAAAGCCGATCACTTGGCAGGTATCTTGTCTTCGCGCTTTAACCAAAAAGCCTTTATGAAAGGTTTGGTTCAATCGATGGCAGAATTGAATGTGACTGATGATAAAGAAAATCTTCGCTGGAACACGCAAGTGATCTTAGCTGAAGCGAATCGTCATCCTTTCAAAACTCAAAGCTACGCTCGCCTTGGAAAAGACGGTCTAGCGAAAGTGTACTCGTTGAAGGCTGAGCACTTGGTGGATTTCCTTCCGTACGGAAACTCTCATGAGTTGAACCGTCAATTGATCCCGGCAGTGAATGATCCGGCATCAAGCTATGAAGTGAAAACAAAGCTGCCAAGCTCACAGTTGAGCTATGACCCGTATGCGGTGTTGGATGTACAAAAGCTTCCAGACATCATGGCAGTGAAAAAAGTCAGCCCCGCAACTCGCGCGAACATGCCAAACGGCATTAACATTGAGTACAATCACAAGAACATGGTGCACTTCCGTATGGATCACCAGTTCAATTACGAGTCGCGCTCTCCGGGTGGTTTGGATGATAACAAAGACTTTGGTTACATTACGGCGGAATACAATGGCGAGCCATGGGCTTTGATGAAGAGTGTTAATAACTCTATGCGCATGACTACTTTGGCCTACAGATTTTCACCGGTCGAGTTTTCAAAAATGAACTTGAAGCTGGCTGTAACTAAAGGTGTTAAAGGCGCTGACCCGGTAAAAGGCAAAACGGGCATAGACGACTCGGCTTTCCAGGTTTGGTTCACAGTTCGTATTGGTAAAGCGAACGGAGATCGCACTTTAGTAGATCCAAAGAATGACAAGGTTGTTCTTTTCGGTTACTACTGGGGTGATGAAGTTTCTGGTGAAACAAGACAAGCCGGACAGATTTTTGAAAACTGGTACTCTAACAAAAATATTGTCGTAGCGACTTTGCCAGAAGCAAAACAACTTTTGCTGAACAATCAAGATATGCTGGGTAAAGCACAAAACTACCAGCGCAACTTGGCTGAAGACTTAGCAAAAGCTTTCCCGGGCGTTTCAGTTGATGACATGGAGATCGCAGCGATCACTATCCAACACGACTCTAACGACGCGAAAGATTCTTCGGAAGCTTATTTCAAAGGATTGAGCTTCCAACCATAA
- a CDS encoding YceI family protein: MMKLVLSALLVLSAVSAQAADVYKIDTKASTVAWKGTKKVGSAHDGAIAVKEGDVTVDKGQLKSANIVIDMASITNNDVKDAEYNKKLVGHLSNDDFFNVPKFPTSTFKLTKVTPKSKDEVTVKGDLTIKGVTQPIEFPAKVVVGKDTVTGTAVVKVDRTKWGIKYGSGNFFKELAGDKIISDEFELNLNLVAKK, translated from the coding sequence ATGATGAAACTAGTATTGAGTGCATTGTTGGTTCTTTCAGCTGTTTCTGCTCAGGCGGCTGATGTTTATAAAATTGATACGAAGGCTTCGACAGTTGCTTGGAAAGGCACTAAGAAAGTAGGAAGTGCGCATGATGGCGCTATCGCGGTTAAAGAAGGCGATGTGACTGTTGATAAAGGACAGTTGAAATCTGCGAATATCGTTATTGATATGGCTTCTATCACAAATAACGATGTGAAAGATGCTGAGTACAACAAGAAACTTGTTGGTCACCTTTCTAACGATGACTTCTTCAACGTTCCAAAATTCCCGACTTCAACTTTCAAACTTACTAAAGTGACTCCGAAATCAAAAGACGAAGTGACTGTAAAAGGCGACTTGACGATCAAAGGTGTGACTCAACCTATCGAGTTCCCAGCAAAAGTTGTTGTTGGTAAAGACACTGTGACAGGTACTGCGGTTGTTAAAGTAGACCGTACTAAATGGGGTATCAAATACGGTTCAGGCAACTTCTTTAAAGAACTTGCTGGCGATAAAATCATCAGCGATGAGTTCGAATTGAACTTGAACCTTGTTGCTAAGAAGTAA
- a CDS encoding alpha/beta fold hydrolase: protein MSGSREWVLIRGIVSEEFHWWDFLPEMKTRFPQDLLHTPDIIGNGKFFKKTTPWRVKPNIEGLRSQVPTDNKKILFGFSLGGMLSLEWAHTYPEEVRAVVLVNSSLNNSPFYRRMTPGAFLNIAKLAAVKDHVVKEERVLKMTSFLPEERIKSMAPVWGERSQKYPLRPTNFLWQLALASQIPQREKPKIPVLVLSSGKDKVVHPSCSERIAKKWDLPLITHPEAGHDLFLDDPHWILNQLQNWLEKEKI from the coding sequence ATGTCGGGTTCTAGAGAGTGGGTCTTAATTCGTGGCATCGTCAGTGAAGAATTTCACTGGTGGGATTTTCTGCCCGAAATGAAGACCCGCTTCCCACAAGACCTTCTGCATACTCCGGACATCATCGGTAATGGAAAGTTTTTTAAAAAGACCACTCCTTGGAGAGTGAAGCCAAATATCGAAGGTCTTCGTTCTCAAGTCCCCACAGATAATAAAAAAATTCTTTTTGGATTTTCTTTAGGAGGAATGCTTTCGCTGGAATGGGCGCATACCTACCCGGAAGAGGTGAGGGCGGTCGTTCTTGTGAACTCGAGTCTTAACAATTCTCCTTTTTATCGTCGCATGACTCCAGGAGCTTTTTTGAATATCGCAAAGCTCGCGGCTGTGAAAGACCACGTCGTAAAGGAAGAACGCGTCTTAAAGATGACAAGTTTCCTTCCTGAAGAGCGAATCAAAAGCATGGCTCCTGTCTGGGGAGAACGAAGCCAGAAGTATCCACTGCGTCCTACAAACTTCCTATGGCAATTGGCCTTGGCATCGCAGATTCCCCAAAGGGAAAAACCCAAGATTCCGGTCTTAGTATTATCGTCGGGTAAAGATAAAGTCGTGCATCCCTCTTGCTCAGAGCGAATTGCGAAGAAATGGGATCTTCCTTTGATCACGCACCCCGAAGCAGGGCATGACCTTTTCTTGGACGACCCACACTGGATCCTGAATCAGCTGCAAAACTGGTTAGAAAAAGAAAAGATCTAA
- a CDS encoding MFS transporter, giving the protein MPLDFKKLVSARFFFTFAVQMQAVILGWRIYDLLKDPLYLGFIGLTEAIPAIGFALYAGYLVDRLRPLMVYRRVIYVSLLSGLVVLTEHLFAHDMNVSTQVGLLYFAAFLTGLARAFSQPAIFAIVPRLVERGLLMRASAVSSSVMQVARIGGPAVGGLIFGFWGPVASSSIVCILLVIASVSLMLIRKDLPAPEQTVQHASIKDELLSGGKFVFKHPILLPALSLDMISVLFGGVTALLPIFANEILFVGPKGLGILRAAPAIGATMMSLYLSRTNGMRTGRWLLSAVTGFGFCILVFGLSTNFYLSVAALALSGSFDSISMVIRSAAVQLSSPDHMRGKISAVNSIFIGSSNEIGELESGVAAKLLGTVPAVYFGGIMCILTVGLIGYLSPSLRKLDLEKLQAT; this is encoded by the coding sequence ATGCCCTTGGATTTTAAGAAACTCGTCAGTGCCCGCTTCTTCTTTACTTTCGCCGTGCAAATGCAAGCCGTTATTCTTGGATGGCGTATTTATGATCTCTTGAAAGATCCTTTGTATTTGGGATTTATCGGTTTAACCGAAGCGATTCCTGCGATCGGGTTTGCTTTGTATGCGGGATACCTTGTGGATCGCTTACGTCCCTTAATGGTGTATCGACGAGTTATTTACGTGAGCTTGCTTTCAGGTCTCGTCGTACTAACGGAGCATCTTTTCGCACACGACATGAATGTTTCAACTCAGGTGGGGCTTTTATATTTCGCCGCTTTCTTAACGGGTCTTGCCCGTGCGTTTTCTCAACCGGCGATCTTTGCAATTGTTCCAAGACTGGTAGAGCGTGGACTTCTTATGCGTGCCAGCGCTGTTTCAAGCTCTGTGATGCAAGTAGCTCGCATCGGGGGACCTGCAGTTGGTGGATTGATCTTTGGCTTCTGGGGTCCTGTCGCCTCTTCAAGTATTGTTTGCATCTTGTTGGTGATAGCTTCAGTTTCTCTGATGTTAATTCGTAAGGACCTACCCGCACCGGAACAAACAGTGCAGCATGCTTCGATTAAAGATGAACTTCTCTCCGGTGGAAAATTCGTTTTCAAACACCCGATTCTTCTGCCTGCCTTGTCTTTAGATATGATCTCGGTTCTTTTTGGAGGCGTAACCGCCCTTCTGCCTATCTTCGCGAATGAAATTCTTTTTGTAGGCCCCAAGGGACTAGGCATATTAAGAGCGGCACCAGCTATCGGTGCAACCATGATGAGTCTTTACTTATCTAGAACAAATGGAATGCGCACGGGTCGATGGCTTTTAAGTGCAGTTACGGGCTTTGGTTTTTGTATCTTGGTGTTTGGCTTAAGTACGAATTTTTATTTATCTGTAGCCGCCCTCGCGCTCAGTGGAAGCTTCGATAGCATCAGCATGGTGATTCGCTCGGCCGCCGTCCAATTATCATCCCCAGATCATATGCGTGGAAAGATCTCAGCCGTGAATTCAATCTTTATCGGCTCATCAAACGAAATTGGCGAACTTGAATCTGGGGTAGCCGCAAAGCTTTTAGGAACTGTACCGGCTGTTTATTTTGGTGGAATCATGTGCATTCTGACGGTCGGATTGATCGGCTATCTATCGCCTTCTTTGCGAAAACTCGATCTTGAAAAGCTTCAGGCGACTTAA
- a CDS encoding phosphatase PAP2-related protein produces the protein MSLVIKSLIAAGAVVFWLFSQKLLGQRNQKHAGGIYDSVHKLTDKINAILQHHPWGSRALLISSSLIVDALGIFLITSALFGPSIRPLFGLFFLFALRQINQAITVLPTPEGMIWKDPGFPSLFVTYAVSNDLFFSGHTALAVFGALELASLGGPLFITLAIFIVIYEVITVLLLRAHWTMDVFAGAVTALWMFTVAEKFSPAIDQWLLQF, from the coding sequence ATGAGTTTGGTTATTAAAAGTTTGATCGCGGCAGGAGCTGTTGTCTTTTGGTTGTTCTCTCAAAAACTCTTGGGACAAAGAAATCAGAAACATGCCGGTGGAATTTATGATTCAGTTCATAAATTGACGGATAAGATCAATGCGATTTTACAACACCATCCCTGGGGGTCCCGCGCGCTTTTAATTTCAAGCTCTTTGATCGTTGATGCGTTAGGGATCTTCTTAATTACCTCAGCTTTATTCGGGCCATCGATTCGTCCTTTATTTGGACTCTTTTTCCTATTCGCCCTTCGTCAAATCAATCAAGCCATCACCGTGCTTCCAACTCCTGAGGGAATGATTTGGAAGGATCCAGGCTTCCCGTCTTTGTTTGTGACTTACGCGGTGTCGAATGATTTGTTTTTCTCTGGGCATACCGCGCTCGCGGTCTTTGGCGCTTTGGAATTAGCCTCTTTGGGTGGGCCCTTATTTATCACTCTTGCGATCTTCATTGTTATCTATGAGGTGATCACTGTTCTTTTATTAAGAGCTCATTGGACTATGGATGTTTTTGCAGGTGCCGTCACCGCCCTTTGGATGTTCACGGTGGCAGAGAAATTTTCTCCGGCCATTGATCAATGGCTTCTGCAATTTTAG